The Episyrphus balteatus chromosome 4, idEpiBalt1.1, whole genome shotgun sequence genome includes a window with the following:
- the LOC129918482 gene encoding 3-oxoacyl-[acyl-carrier-protein] reductase FabG-like, producing MSLNNKVVIVTGASSGIGAATCVHFAQNGAHVVAVGRNLEKLQETGRACTKANLKAKFLLIQADVTKDTQKIVDKTIEEFGKIDVLVNNAGILASGTILDSDIQQFDSIMDTNLRAVFKLTKLVIPHLIKSKGNIVNVSSVAGIRSFVNALSYCVSKAALDQFTKCVALEMAPYNVRVNSVNPGVVVTEVHKRAGMDDEAYAKYLEHSKSTHALGRVGNVNEVAPAIAFLASDAASFITGALLAIDGGKSAMCPR from the coding sequence ATGTCTTTAAATAACAAAGTTGTAATAGTAACGGGTGCAAGTTCTGGAATTGGAGCTGCAACTTGTGTACATTTTGCTCAAAACGGAGCCCATGTTGTGGCAGTTggtagaaatttagaaaaactaCAAGAAACTGGCAGGGCTTGTACCAAAGCTAATCTTAAAGCAAAGTTTTTGCTAATTCAAGCTGATGTTACAAAAGATACACAGAAAATTGTCGATAAAACTATCGAGGAATTTGGAAAAATTGATGTTTTGGTGAATAATGCTGGAATATTGGCAAGTGGAACAATCTTGGATTCGGATATTCAACAATTTGACTCAATTATGGATACAAATTTGAGAGCAGTTTTTAAATTAACTAAATTGGTTATTCCTCATTTAATCAAGAGTAAAGGAAATATTGTGAATGTTTCGAGTGTAGCTGGGATAAGGTCGTTTGTAAATGCCTTATCTTATTGCGTTTCTAAAGCTGCTTTGGATCAATTTACAAAATGTGTAGCCTTAGAAATGGCACCTTATAATGTGAGAGTGAATTCTGTTAATCCAGGTGTTGTGGTTACAGAAGTTCATAAACGAGCTGGAATGGATGATGAAGCTTATGCAAAGTATTTAGAACATTCTAAGTCAACTCATGCATTGGGACGTGTGGGAAATGTTAATGAAGTTGCTCCAGCTATTGCGTTTTTAGCAAGTGATGCGGCTAGTTTCATCACTGGTGCTTTGTTGGCAATTGATGGTGGAAAGAGTGCTATGTGTCCAAGATAA